The window GAGGTAAAAGGAAAAGCAGCTCTCTTGAATACTTTACATAGCTGTAGGAAAATATTTGAGACTTAAAGGGAGTTACAGGGGATTATGTTTCTCAAAAGTTGAGATCAAGTAAACAAGctttaaattgtttaaattttccAGTTGATCTTTCCTTACAATAGTAACAAGCTCTAATTAGCCACATTAGGTTTTTATGTTTGCTGATGTACTGGTGGTTTCAGTCAATATCTACTAATTCTACTTCAAAAATGAGCTTGGTATTTGGTGGAATTCTGTGGGAAATGGTCAAGGAAAACTTGAAAAGTGCCTCTCCCCTAACCACTAAACCATAGCACATTAGGGTTGTGAAGTCAGAAGTAAAAGTTCTAGGGAAAGCCAGAGCTTGTACTAGTAACAATCAATCTCTTGACTGTCCTCCTGAGAGGACAGGTTTGTATTTGACTCAGGCTAGCTTGAGTTTCCTAAAAGTAAACTTGATGATCAATACCTCACTAATGCTACCAACACTGTATTTAAAAGATGTATTCATCTACCGTGAATTAAAAGACAAGTTTAGGTGTGCttggtggtgcacagctttaaaGCCCAGCACTTAGGTTCAGagatgtctgcctctgccttctaaggagAGTCTGCTCTCTACAATGCTACCATCTCTAAGAAACAGAAAGTGAGAAGGCTTTCTTTATGCAGTCTTATGATTTCACACGACATGAATTTAACATTTTGAAGACGACAGAGAGAACTTCCAACCTCAAACCTCATTCCTTATCATCTACAATTATAATAGCAAAACTAATTTGGCCAACAAGAATGAAATCAACAGCTAAAACTTAACTTCCCACTTAACTATCAGGTCAATTTAGTCTAAATGGTCTAGAATCATTGACTTTCTGCTTTTGTAATTGTTGACAAATTGGGGCCTATCATAGAAATGCTGTAATCATTAATAAATACTtataaaatgcttatttttacTGTGGTCTCCTTCATTTTACATGTAGTAAACTGTTTCATTCCTATAACACAAAgcgagaaagggaaaaaaagaacagaacaaaGTCTGACTACTTGCACTGACAGAAAATACCAGTACCAGTCAGTCAGTATCACGTTCCTGTATCCTCAACCAGGGCAAAGGAAGACTGTCCACATCAGGAAGACTAGAAAGGAATCGTGATTTGGTGGATTACTTCAACAGCATTTTTCATCTCTCCAGGTGGTCTTAAAAACATTTACTCTATGCTTGTGTCTTATCCTATACATTCCCATAACATGCTAATGGAGGTCTAAGAACAACTTGTGGGCCTAAGAATCTGGAATTCGGGTTAAAAGGCTTGGTGGCAaacttggggtggggagggtgtgtgctacaaaggaaAAAGGATACTTGGCGTCCGGCTGTCCTTTCTTTCCATAGGCCCATTCTGGTTCAATCTCCAGTCGAGCCTTTTCTCCTTTGCTCATAGTTAAGAGTGCTTCATCCcactaaaagcaaaataaatttttGTCAATTTTTTCAAAAAACATGTAATCAGAGTGATAGATATACCTATTTTTAATTCTATTAGggatggagatggctcagaagttaatgGGAACTTAGTGAGGACAAGacttcagttctcagaacccacatcaaacAGCTCCTCCTGAAGAAACCCCCTCTTTTTTAACctttatgaatatttatacacatagcatatacaaaacacaaaatatctgtgtgtgtgttttgagacaaactctggtctatgtagccctggcttgacTCCCCTGAAGGCTCCACTCAGCCTTTGTTGAGTTAGAGAGCAAACCTTGTACTTGTCAATCAAGCTACACCTTCACAACTAAAACATTTGACTTggtgttttgtattatttttgagTTCTATATAAGAGTCTTAGACATACAGAAAGCAGTATGTCATTTTTTATAGCTACACTAAGCATTTTGGTTATAATCATTTGAATTTTTGAGGAACTTTAATTTGAACAATGGATAGGGTTCATCCTACTAAGTCTAACATTCTTAAGATTTACTTTGTTATTTCCCATATGCTTGTGCAAACAAAAGCATTCTATTTATAGAAGGAAGAAATAATTCCTGTTTCTGCAAGTATTTCAGTGGAATACATGTTTTCATTATAGGTGACAAAAAGGCTGTATTTTATAGAAAGCCTAAATGTGAAAGGTTGTTTAAGGTTGTTTTCTGACACAGTATCTTActaagaaaaatagtaaaaactTATATATAGGCACAAGTGTATGAGTCcctattatattaaattatactCAGTTTATACCTCTGGGGTTtgtaaatattgttttttttttttttttcagacagggtctctgtagccCTGGGTTTGCCTGCACTTGTTATCTAGGAGGGGCTGACTTAGAGATCTATCTACATCTTCCTATATATGCTAGGTATAAGCCTGCATGCCAGGCCCAGGATATTAGGAAACTGACACGTGGAAAACTTGTACCAGATCAGCCAGTAAGGATAGTACGATGTCTGTCTGACTtcaaagattatttttgttgtatcACCAACCCTAATTTttggactttaaaaaaatgtctgtgtgttgtggtagagtgaatgagaatgtcccctaAAGGGTCATTTAGGTGCATAGTCCCCAGCTGATGACTGTAAGGATAAAGAaagtggctgaagagatggctcaatggttaagaatgcTCTTCCCAGAGGATTCTCGTTCAGTTCcctgaacccacatggcagctcacaactgtctgtaaatccagctccagggcattCAACACCCTCACATGAAATATATGCAGGAAAGATACCAATGTATATagaattaaaaaatcattaaaaaaaaaaaaagtgtggccttgtttggaggaggtatgttgaggtttcaaaagcccctTCCAGGCCCAGTTTCCTGCCTGGTACCTGCTGATGAGGATATAAAAATCTCAGCTACTATTTCAGCACCCTGTCTTTATGCTCCTGGCTATGAGGTCAATGAACTAATGCAACCTTGCCtttttataagggttgccttggtcatggtgttcgtTCATAGCTACAGATCTAAGGTACACTTACAGTTTAATCAAggtatgctttctttctttcttaaagatttatttattttatgtatgtgagtacactgtagctgtcttcagacacaccaggagagggcatcagatcttactacagatggctgtgagccaccatgtggttgctgggttgaactcagtacctctggaagagcagtcagtgctcttgaccactgagccatctctctagcccaaggtATGCTTTCATATGCTAAGCAGTGTTCCTTCACAAAGCTGCTCTCTTTccccacagtcaaaactttttAGAGCCTTACACCACAAACAACACATATTTAGAATACCtatcccttcaacagaggaatggatacaaaaattgtggtacaactactcagctgtcaaaacaaTGAGTTCACAGAATACCTATATACTCATTTGCCATCTTTACTTACTCCTCTGATAACCTTGCCTACTCCAACCTTAAAACTTAAAGGCTtggcatttttcttcttctttgaacCTGCAAAATAGATTTTCCTTTTAATCACatacttttgttttaattatgcTCTAAACTGTAATATTAGGCACTTAAGAACTACACCAAAAGTTACAAAAGTAATCTTAAAACATTTGAAGTATGTTTTGtgctgcatgcatgcatgcatacccaTACATTTTCGCTAACTAACAGGTTCATGTAACCTCAAGGTGAACACACAAAAGCAGAGGATCAGGACTACTAAATAACATGCCCTATTGCCTTCTTTCTTCCAGCGAGGGAGAATCTTACTGCACAGCTGGGCTACAACTTCTGATCCTAACCTGGCCTtttgtctccagagtgctggcattAAGGATATCAGCTACCACATATCCAGCTCATTTTTAATCTTTTACATTAAAACCCTAAAGCGTTTTCACTCTTCAATTAACTACTCAGCCCCATGGGAGTGAGGAATTTGTTCCTATAAAAAAAAGCATTAATATTTGCTTTACTTTTTGCTTTACTAACTTGATACTGAGGCTTGGTCCCCAATGTCACTATGTTGAAAGTTTGAGGGGACCTTTAAGAGGTATTATATGCATAATATTAATGCTTTTTTTTATAGGAACAAATTCCTCACTCCCATGGGGCTGAGTAGTTAATTGAAGAGTGCACTATTGGCAAAGTAGGCAGAGAGTACTGACCTCCCTCAATCATGGCCACACAAGTACCCAGGAGTGGAGAGGATACCACTTCCACTGTTCTTGGAGTGCCACAACTGACAGCCAAACCAAAGCTCTAACAAGTTCAAGAGATCTAAAACAGACAAAACTTTCAAGTTCCTCATCCTTTGCTTGCCAAATAATCAAGATTAGCTAACCAGCAACCCATGAACGGTAAACATCAGGGAAAAGTAAAAGCAAAGGAGGTGAAGAAGGCATGCCATTTGTCTACCACACAAAAGTCAACACTTACTTGTTTGAATGTTAGTATCAAAAACAGTTCCATCTGGGAGTGTTCCTGTATACCAGCAGTGAACAACATCTCCCTTTTTAGGAAAGTTGGTTTTATCTCCCTTTTTTAGAACGGATTTTGTATATTTGGGTGGACCCTAAAATTAAATGCAtatagttatttatgtccttttaaaaagaCAACTAATATTATCAAAGTCAGATCAGAGTGATAAACTACCAGTAGCCAACACCTATAAGAAACTTTCAATTCAACAATGAGAATACTATTCAAACACAAGGCCATAACTGAACGTTATATAACTTAGAGCATCTTTGGAAACTTAAGGCATGACTGTGTTCATCATTCCATAAAGTCTCAGAAAACTACTACTAAATTCCCAAGGCATTATGATACCCCTGACACACACAATCAAACAAAATTTGATTTGTACAGGCACCAATAATTGTATTACTAGATTTTTTCCATCCTAGATAATGAAGATAAAAAGTTATGCTGCCACTATCCACAACCTGTATATGACCCCTAAAGAATCTTAGATGGAcccaggaatggtggcacacacctttaatcctagcactcaaagaGGCAGACAGCATATCTGTGAACCCAAGGCTAGCCTGATAAAcattttgagttccaggccagtcagtaACAAGATGAGATATACAAAAGAAATACATCTTGTGAGCCACATGAGTACCCATTCGAGTAATAAATtgtattctgatttttaaaatactgtcttGTAACTTTGGCCAAGAATTGACCAGCTTCACATGAATTTGTGCTCATTTCTTTACTATTTTTCCTTTGTCGTTCCAAAGTATAACAGATGAGTACAGGTTTAGTAAGGGAGAGATctagaaagaaggagaaaatgtaTTTTTGACTTCAATATTCCCAACTTAATAACATAAAACAAgagcctttattttctttctcttttttttgagAGTCTTATTTctacacaggaaaataaaaaaattaagtattcACAGAGCTTCTACATGTCAAAGCTACAGGTCTTAAAAATAACCCTTTAAGATTCTTTGAATTGCTTCTGGCTCTTAAGAAATTGTGTTTTTACTAGAAAAATCTTTCTATACAAATTTTGGGGGGCCAAGGTATGACtacatagcctttgctatcttgGTACTCactattgtagaccaggctgaccttgaagtcacagagatctgccttcctctgcctcctgagtgttaggattaaaaaTATATACCACCACTGGTTCTTAACTCTTCAACAATCTATTATTCGGTCTTATAATAAATTCATCCAAATTGCTTTATGTGTACATACCTACAGATATTAATTTGTGCTTTCTGACCAAGAGGAAAAAAAGCTATGAAATTACCTGGCTTTAATCACATAACTATCTGACTTTACTACACCTTAACTTACACTCTGTGAAAACATACCCAAATGCTTTAAAAGTTGATACTGACTGCTGCAATGGAATGAGCTTATTATAGCTGAACTTAACAATTCTTGTACTGGTTAAGGCACAAAAATCAAGAGTTTGAAACCAACCTAAACTACAAAGTAAAATGTATCTCACCAACAAAAAGATTTTATCCGATTCTTCAAACTTTATACAGCAATGTAAAACTTGAGCTGGGGAAGATAGGACATGAGCTCACATCTTGAAACCAGGCATGGACTGTTTCCATAGCTAGGCACACTATGTTCATTAGAAAGGCTAAAAATAACAAAGTTTCTTTATTCAGCCTGACTTGGCTACAGAATCAGGTTCTTAAAATAGTTCAGAAAGCTTGGGAGCTCTAGCCAGAAGCTACCAGCTCTTTGTCTTATTTCTATACTAGGATAGGGAGTCACTATAGTCCAAATCACTATAGTCCAAATCACAGCTTAGTTCTAAAAAAGTGGCTGCATTCAACCATGCCTCAGTTTATTTTGAGACTTAAAGCAAATGTTAGGTGGGCTTCAAGGTGGGGGTATAAATGACTTCTAGTCAAGTGATGGGGGGCCAGCCTGTACAACTTAGTGAAGCCCTTCTCAAACTAAAATAAGTACTTGCGATTAGCTCAATGGCATAACATTTGTCTACCATtcatgaggtcctaggttcaatccctagtatgcataaagaagacaaaggagaaaggtaaaatGTATACAAACCTCATCAAGGGTCTCTTCAGACTTGGAATCTTTCTGTTTATCATCATTAAGCTTCACGTTTTTCACCTGTTCAGATACTTTACTTATAGTTTCAGTACCCTTGAAACGctgttaaaaaattataaaatgagtACTGAAGACTAATAACTAGGAAGAGTATCTAGAGTTCCCTTTCAGGAAATGAGCATTCTGAAATGAAGACACAATATCCCTCAATGAGTGTAACAAAAGTCAACTTTCCAAGGGGATCACCTGAAAACAAAGTCAGTAACTCTTGACCCTTAAACCACTACATGATACAAATTCTAAACAAGCATCATGACCTTCAGACAAGCAACTAGAGATGTATGCGCTCATAGCTCTTCCTTAAAAATTTTTTCTTGTAAATGATAATCACTTTACAGTAAACAAATgttaaaactctttaaaaatctgtttttcttAAAGGCTTATCTAAACCAGTGAATTCTTTAACAAGAGTGTAGAGAATGTCACCTGACTTAATGGATTTATTACTTAAGAATTTAATCTGGTTCCTTTAAAAATACcccaagggctggagaaatggctcagtagttaagatgGCTGTTCTTCTAAAGgtcttcccagcaaccacatggcggcggctcacaaccatctgtaatgggatctgatgccctcttctggtgtgtctgaagacagctactcatatacataaatctttataaagaaaacatccaattaaaagaaaatagcCCAAAAACTGAACTGTGTTTTAAATTAGCCTTGCTTGATATGACAGAAAGCCCAATTATGATCACAGCTAAGAAAAACTACAGGTGGGAAAACCCCAACTTACCCTTCAAAAAGAAAACTGTACTTAAAATTTGTGTATAGAAATAAGATTTCTAAATGAAattctcttactaggatattatcACTTACCTTACTTTCAAAAAGATGGTTGTAGGCAGTAACCAAATGGTCCTTATTAGCAGTTTTAGCTACGTTCTTTATGTTTCCCAGTAATTTATGTTCTGCAAGAAACTACAAAGAAAAAAGCTTATTAGTTCAACCATTTTCCCTCAAGTGGAAAGGATCTAAAAGTAGAAATGGAGTCTGGAACTGAGGCTCTAACTCAAGAAGTAGAGGGCTTGACTGTCACACACAAACCACTGGGCTCTGTTCCACACACCACATAAACTGCATTTGCACACCTTAAATCCCTGCACTGAGAGGCAGCAAGGCCATGGCCAGGTATACAGTGAAATTCACCACCAGGctgagatacatgagaccctgactcaaggaaagaaaagaaaatggagcctGCCATGATTCtactctgaggcaggaggatcccttgaGCTCAcaaattcaagaccagtctggtcagATAGTAAGGAGATAAAAGTTGGTATCCCTGTCTTAAAACCTAGAAACTTAGAAACAATCTTTTTGTGCTAGCTGCTATGATTTTTAATAGtaataatgaagaaataaagcaaacACTATTTTTAATCTCATTCTTAAAAAGCAGATTTTAAAATCAGGTATTAAAGGGCAAGATCTATATAGTACATATGGGAGACAGACTCATTCTAACCTTTCTCCCATTACAGAATACACAGAAAAGATTACCTAGACATCTAGCATACGATAAGCAGTTGCTCCTGATAGAGTGCTTTCTGCCATGCCTTTGGAAGCCTCAATCCTTGTCCGGAATGGCTACCAGGAACTATTTACAACCCACTATCTGGACTAAAATCTTACTACCTTAGTCTGGAGACCAAGCTTTTCAAAGAACAGTGTTTAGGCCTAGAGGatagtctgatgacctgagtttaatccatGTGCCCTGAACTGGAGAGAACAGGCTCCCGAAAGCTGTCTTCtgagccccccccccacacacacacacacagagtaaggtCTAAAAGACCCAGGTTCTCTACAGTACAAGATTAGCAGAAGTATAAATTGATGTGGAATAGTCTGTCACATTGCACAagcctggatttgatccccagagcccacacccAGAGAACTGAttcttacaagttgtcctctgaactccacaagTGTCACGGCACTCATGCCCACACACATTAAgccaatatataaatataaatgtaaaataacaaAGCATCTTCAAGACTGAGTCAGGATGGAGAGCTCTGGGCCAACTTTATGTTCCCagtaagactgtctcaagaaGCAAAAAGTAAGCAacaacaaaagttaaaaaaaaaaaaaaaatcaataaattcatAGTATGTTCATCTTAAAATCTGGTGAAGGTTAAAAACCTTGTGTTTaaaaacccaatttttaaaacacctttgtgtgtttgtgagtgcctATGGACACACAAAaagcatgcatggtatgttcaaGTCAGAATTCCATATGCGGGCGTTGCTCTCCATGTTAAGACAGGTTCTTTCTTACAGGCTCACTGGCCTAAGAGCTTCCAAGGATTCTCTAGTCTCCATTTCCCATGAGACATTGTGAGTATAGGCACATACTCCCTCCTACAGCTTCAGAGTGGTCCTGGGCATCCTAACATAACATCACACTtgtaagccatttctccagccctttattcCAGTCTCCTTCCTTTACTGTATTTGGAAGTTCTGAACCTCCAAATCTTCTTATTTTCTCAAGCTGTCTCCTGCACCAAAGAGTTCTGTAagctactttttgtttttgtctccactgcatttttctgtctttaccttttctctccttcctctctgtttgTAACCCTGCCCAGCCTAGAATTTACTGTGgagtccaggctgacctggaactcagatctacctgcctctaggattaaaggcatagacCACCAAGACCTCTACTACTATAAAAAACTGATTTTAACTGATGAAGGACTGTTGAAAGGAGATAAAAGCTGGTTATATAGAATAATCAGTTACTTCAACACTCTTGTTATTTCTTTGAGATTCcagaaaaatatctaaaatacaaCTATTTAATGTTTTATGATTAACAAAAATAATGACCATCAACTAATTTAGGTAAGAGAATGATCACTGGGGAAAAGAAATTATTACAAAACTGTTATTTGTTTCAAGTCCCTTGAAATTGTCCAAGTCAGGTCAGCGTAGCCTAAGAGtctaaaagaagggaaaaaattaaaaactttacaTTTTACAGTGGGATAAATAAGCTGTTTAAAGACAGCTTAGAGAAGTACAGTATTCAGGTATTAAATGCCTAACTCTACTGCTGAAAATTATAATGGCTTAAGAGACTATCCAGTAAAATGATATACAGGTCTATCTGCAAGGGTGTCTTTCCCTTTCACCCTTGCGTATTCATTCAAACACAGGTCTCCAGGTTACTGCACATGCTCCAAAATATGGGCTGAACCATATCCTGATGCCATGTGTGAGAGTTCCTGAATCTCCCAACGAGATCTTAagtgaaaaaacaatcttttcaa is drawn from Rattus norvegicus strain BN/NHsdMcwi chromosome 6, GRCr8, whole genome shotgun sequence and contains these coding sequences:
- the Fkbp3 gene encoding peptidyl-prolyl cis-trans isomerase FKBP3 (gene_id=rCG61717.0 transcript_id=rCT61716.0 protein_id=rCP42576.0 isoform=CRA_b) — encoded protein: MAAAVPQRAWTVEQLRSEQLPKKDIIKFLQDHGSDSFLAEHKLLGNIKNVAKTANKDHLVTAYNHLFESKRFKGTETISKVSEQVKNVKLNDDKQKDSKSEETLDEGPPKYTKSVLKKGDKTNFPKKGDVVHCWYTGTLPDGTVFDTNIQTSSKKKKNAKPLSFKVGVGKVIRGWDEALLTMSKGEKARLEIEPEWAYGKKGQPDAKIPPNTKLIFEVELVDID
- the Fkbp3 gene encoding peptidyl-prolyl cis-trans isomerase FKBP3 isoform X1 — translated: MAAAVPQRAWTVEQLRSEQLPKKDIIKFLQDHGSDSFLAEHKLLGNIKNVAKTANKDHLVTAYNHLFESKRFKGTETISKVSEQVKNVKLNDDKQKDSKSEETLDEGPPKYTKSVLKKGDKTNFPKKGDVVHCWYTGTLPDGTVFDTNIQTSSKKKKNAKPLSFKVGVGKVIRGWDEALLTMSKGEKARLEIEPEWAYGKKGQPDAKYPFSFVAHTLPTPSLPPSLLTRIPDS